A window of Corticium candelabrum chromosome 3, ooCorCand1.1, whole genome shotgun sequence contains these coding sequences:
- the LOC134176828 gene encoding receptor-type tyrosine-protein phosphatase F-like: MKTRVWRFLAALTACVVLRTGVDGNNNQAPKIVEAPRDTFELEGREAELRCRTIGKPPPKVQWKKNNHWLKWLNLCDSKDERLCIRPDGTLVIKDAIIQDSGEYSCRAKNHMGKVESETIYFGVQHRDSRPPQFLNGGPDDVNIRSNMLGGTVTVKCEAAGNGHLTFSWTKESGDKKLPEDRAYETEDHSLVIEHFEMSDAGYYACTVTNEHGWTSKMISVSLVAEHSHVPTKPPPLTDPPLKITKFPEDQTVYVGDQVMFDCEIQGPIDTALLWYDGIVKADGPDQPGVLIGSRPDGEGEALLTKDRRVFIYENGTLSITNVTLKDDKRSFVCQGYSGTAGLISSSATLTVNVLPTKPSRPGLDSDASGLPTPSVRPPLVQIDGEPDKVPTILSASPLSSTEIKVTWTYPDQLSSHRATGYYISYDFLTNPQGVKTQTVTGGHVLSHVVVGLDPYTQYNIRVFPFNDEGQGPASDFMSASTSKGAPGQSPSNVEVEVKDDKGTVVVSWTPVAVADQNGGLSGYKIVYSCGNSGETTTEVPAHESSKEIRLKPGDNCTVSVWAYNDEGSMQSDNEAFIVESSSDDPFTKSTQFIIIVIILSITLIAIIIMVVACVVHHRRSDTMVVNKADLGQRPDPAGARTSIADMEEMVFNEGGNMSGTSTTRTPRGYFPAPPARPAPTPTLVSSTSMQQAMNCSTPITTELYYESKGSMGHLEYAYASEGPHLEDIAPPIPNRRPVFRPGNSRKGSFDLHEGMMTYGTDGHIDEAGFDPSDDTRRSIRSYELEYGKNGMPYRKGGREHPIPPKMNNSTLASRNLDVRPIGRQSEL; this comes from the exons ATGAAGACGAGGGTGTGGAGATTTCTGGCCGCTTTGACGGCGTGCGTCGTGCTCCGCACGGGAGTGGACG GTAACAACAATCAGGCACCCAAGATTGTCGAAGCGCCGAGAGACACGTTCGAGCTCGAAGGGAGAGAAGCCGAGTTGAGGTGTCGCACCATTGGCAAACCGCCTCCCAAAGTCCAATGGAAGAAGAACAACCACTGGTTGAAGTGGCTGAACTTGTGCGACAGCAAAGACGAGAGACTGTGCATCAGACCGGATGGCACTCTGGTCATCAAGGACGCTATCATTCAAGACAGCGGTGAATACAGCTGCAGAGCCAAGAATCACATGGGCAAAGTAGAGAGTGAAACCATCTACTTCGGTGTTCAACACAGAGACTCCAGGCCGCCACAGTTTTTGAACGGCGGCCCGGATGATGTAAACATACGAAGCAATATGCTTGGTGGAACCGTCACAGTCAAATGTGAGGCGGCCGGCAATGGACATTTGACATTCAGTTGGACGAAAGAGTCCGGCGACAAGAAGCTACCTGAAGACCGAGCGTATGAGACCGAAGACCACAGCTTGGTGATTGAACATTTCGAGATGTCGGATGCCGGATATTATGCTTGTACGGTCACGAACGAGCATGGCTGGACGAGCAAGATGATCAGTGTATCTCTCGTCGCCGAACATAGTCACGTACCCACCAAGCCACCGCCGCTGACCGATCCTCCACTCAAGATCACAAAGTTCCCTGAGGATCAGACTGTTTACGTGGGCGACCAGGTGATGTTTGATTGTGAGATTCAAGGGCCGATAGATACGGCCTTGTTGTGGTATGATGGAATCGTGAAGGCGGACGGTCCGGATCAACCGGGCGTTCTCATTGGGTCGCGTCCCGATGGCGAAGGCGAAGCTCTTCTTACAAAAGATCGACGCGTTTTTATATATGAGAATGGAACGCTTAGTATCACTAATGTTACGCTGAAAGACGACAAACGAAGCTTTGTTTGTCAGGGTTACAGTGGCACTGCTGGACTGATCAGTTCGTCGGCGACTCTGACAGTAAATG TTCTTCCGACCAAGCCAAGCAGACCAG GACTCGACAGTGATGCTTCTGGTCTACCTACACCGTCCGTACGACCGCCGCTTGTTCAGATCGATGGAG AGCCTGACAAGGTACCAACCATTCTCTCAGCCAGTCCTCTCAGTTCCACTGAAATCAAAGTCACTTGGACC TATCCCGACCAATTGTCCAGCCATCGAGCCACAGGCTACTACATTTCATACGACTTTCTAACAAATCCACAAGGTGTAAAGACACAGACGGTCACCGGAGGTCACGTGTTGTCACACGTGGTCGTGGGTCTCGATCCCTACACGCAGTACAACATTCGTGTGTTCCCGTTCAACGACGAGGGTCAAGGCCCCGCGTCGGACTTCATGTCAGCAAGCACATCGAAAGGAG CTCCCGGACAAAGTCCATCAAATGTAGAAGTCGAAGTCAAGGATGACAAAGGCACCGTCGTCGTTTCATGGACTCCCGTTGCCGTAGCGGATCAGAACGGCGGCCTCTCGGGATACAAA ATTGTCTACTCGTGTGGCAACTCGGGAGAAACAACAACGGAAGTCCCCGCCCATGAATCGAGCAAAGAGATCAGACTGAAGCCTGGCGACAACTGCACGGTGTCTGTGTGGGCGTACAACGACGAGGGAAGCATGCAGTCGGACAATGAAGCATTTATCGTCG AATCGTCGAGCGACGATCCGTTCACGAAGTCGACGCAGTTCATCATCATTGTGATCATTCTCAGTATCACGTTGATCGCTATTATCATCATGGtcgttgcatgtgttgtgcaTCACCGACGTTCAGACACGATGGTTGTGAacaaag ccGATCTCGGACAGAGACCGGATCCTGCAGGCGCTCGAACGAGCATCGCCGACATGGAGGAGAT GGTTTTCAACGAGGGCGGAAACATGTCCGGCACGTCAACCACTAGAACGCCACGCGGCTACTTCCCTGCTCCACCGGCTCGTCCTGCTCCTACTCCAACTCTCGTCTCGTcaacaagcatgcagcaaGCAATGAACTGCAGCACGCCGATTACGACCGAACTCTACTACGAATCAAAAGGCTCAATGGGTCACCTCGAGTATGCCTATGCATCCGAAGGTCCTCACCTGGAAGACATTGCTCCGCCCATTCCGAATCGACGTCCCGTTTTCCGACCCGGGAATTCTCGTAAGGGGAGCTTTGATCTACATGAAGGCATGATGACGTATGGAACTGATGGACACATTGATGAGGCCGGATTTGATCCTAGTGATGACACGCGTCGCTCGATTCGTTCGTATGAACTTGAGTACGGCAAAAACGGCATGCCATACAGGAAGGGTGGACGagaa CATCCTATTCCACCCAAGATGAACAATTCAACACTCGCCAGTCGAAACCTCGACGTCAGGCCAATCGGTCGACAAAGTGAGCTCTGA